A genome region from Nycticebus coucang isolate mNycCou1 chromosome 22, mNycCou1.pri, whole genome shotgun sequence includes the following:
- the SLC30A2 gene encoding proton-coupled zinc antiporter SLC30A2 codes for MEATEKQYLLDARSGARSYMGSLWQDGTGWIPLPGHSLDLQAIEVAAQSNHYCHAQKDLGSEGDPKKERARRQLYVASAICLVFMIGEVIGGYLAHSLAIMTDAAHLLTDFASMLISLFSLWMSSRPATKTMNFGWQRAEILGALVSVLSIWVVTGVLVYLAVERLVSGNYEIEGNTMLITSGCAVAVNIIMGLTLHQSGHGHSHGHAHSHGHAHSHDTSEQQENPSVRAAFIHVIGDFLQSVGVLVAAYIIYFKPEYKYVDPICTFVFSILVLGTTLTILRDVILVLMEGTPKGVDFTAVRDLLLSVEGVEALHSLHIWALTVAQPVLSVHIAIAQNADAQAVLKAASSLLQRRFHFHTMTIQIEDYSEDMKDCQACQDPKD; via the exons ATGGAGGCCACGGAGAAGCAGTACCTGTTAGACGCCAGGTCTGGAGCTCG GTCGTACATGGGATCTCTGTGGCAGGATGGGACTGGCTGGATCCCTCTGCCTGGACACAGCCTGGACTTACAGGCCATTGAGGTGGCTGCCCAGAGCAACCATTACTGTCATGCCCAAAAGGATCTTGGCAGTGAAGGTGACCCCAAGAAGGAACGGGCCCGGCGCCAACTCTATGTGGCCTCTGCCATCTGCTTGGTGTTCATGATCGGGGAAGTCATTG GTGGGTACCTGGCACACAGCTTGGCCATCATGACCGATGCAGCCCACCTGCTCACTGACTTTGCCAGCATGCTCATCAGCCTCTTCTCCCTCTGGATGTCCTCCCGACCAGCTACCAAGACCATGAACTTTGGCTGGCAGCGAGCTG AGATCCTGGGAGCCCTGGTCTCTGTGTTGTCCATCTGGGTCGTGACTGGGGTACTAGTGTACTTGGCTGTGGAGCGGCTGGTCTCTGGGAACTATGAGATCGAGGGGAACACCATGCTGATCACATCGGGCTGCGCTGTGGCTGTGAACATCAT AATGGGGTTAACCCTTCACCAATCTGGCCATGGGCACAGTCATGGCCATGCACACAGCCATGGCCATGCACACAGCCACGACACCAGTGAGCAGCAGGAGAACCCCAGCGTCCGAGCTGCCTTCATCCACGTGATTGGGGATTTTCTGCAGAGCGTGGGCGTCTTGGTTGCAGCCTATATTATATACTTCAAG CCGGAGTACAAGTATGTAGACCCCATCTGCACCTTCGTCTTCTCCATCCTGGTCCTGGGGACAACCTTGACCATCCTGAGAGATGTGATCCTGGTGCTAATGGAAG GGACCCCCAAGGGCGTGGACTTCACAGCAGTGCGAGATCTGCTACTGTCCGTGGAGGGAGTGGAAGCCTTGCACAGCCTGCATATCTGGGCACTGACTGTGGCCCAGCCGGTGCTTTCTGTCCACATAGCCATCG CTCAGAATGCAGACGCCCAGGCTGTGCTGAAGGCAGCCAGTAGCCTTCTCCAGAGGAGGTTCCACTTCCACACTATGACCATCCAGATCGAGGACTACTCCGAGGACATGAAGGACTGTCAGGCATGCCAAGACCCCAAGGACTGA